The following nucleotide sequence is from uncultured Draconibacterium sp..
TCTTCTTTTCTTACTGAAAAGAGTCAGAGCCGGTTTAAAAAGGTTTTGATCTATTACTCTATAGCGGTTGTTCTTATTGCTATTTCGTTGTTATCGATTTACGCTTAACACATCTGCTATATTGTTAGGGTAGTTTAAAAAACCAAGCACAAAATTTATATTTTGCACTATGATCTCTACCATAAAAAGCAGTTTTTTGCCATATCAGGCGGATTTTACTATTTGGCTTAGCCCAAATAGTAAACACAAAATCCAAGGCTGCGCCCGCTTCCCTCGGAAAAGCTACGCGATGCCGGCTAAAATTCCTGAAACTCCCCCCGAAACTTCGGGGCTCCTCAAACATCAGTAATTTTTTGATGCCAACACCACTTGTTTTTCGGCTCACCGGCCGAGGCCGAAGCTTCGAAGCCACTTTCTAAATCAACCAGCTTTTAATAAGTGGAACGGCCTCTTTTGGTTTATGCCCGAAGTTGAAATAAAATCTTAGTGAGAGCGGAAAACTCCGAGTTGGCGAGGAGATCACCCGTCCGAACTTAGGTTTTATGAAAATGTAGGGTATAGATCAAAAGCAGCCTTGAACTTTCTGCTTCGTCTTTGCTTTAAGGCAAAGATGAAGGCCTCCGGCAGGAATAGGCTCAATGTTTTAGACTGTCTAAAAACGAAAAATTAGAAATCTTTAGAACTAACATTCCATCCGTAAATAAATCAAAGCCGGAGTTTTTACCGGCGTCTCACTATTCAAAGCAACCATTTCCTCCAATGTTCCTTTAAATTTCTGGGCATCCCAGCGGCCCAAGCGCGAAACAATTGTAGCCTGAATACATTCGCGGTGAACGGTATCCAGCGCCTCATAAATTTCTTCCAGCACTTTGGTGCCCATGTAAATCACCGCAGTCCCCCGGTTTTCAACTATGCCCACCAATTGTTTTACGCTGAGCAGTTTCCCTGCTACATCGCGCCCCGAAAGCAGGTGCAGCGAGTTGCTTCCACGCCGGTCGGTCAGCGGAATTCCAAACTCTGCCGACGCCGCGTTAAACGCAGAGATACCCGGCACCACTTCAAAAGGGATATTCTTTTCCTGCAGGAAGGAGGTTTCTTCTGCTCCCCGACTAAAGATCATCGGATCGCCCGATTTTACTCGAACCACTACTTTCCCTTGATTGGCGTACTTTTCAATTTTTTGGTGGATTGAATTTTGCCGCTCTGTCACATCAACGCCATCGCCGGCACGTTTCCCCACAAAAATCAGTTCTGCATTTTCAGGGAAAAGCGCCCGAACATCGCGCGATATCAAGGCATCGTATAAAATAATATCCGCCGCTTGTATACAATTATGCGCCTTTACGGTGAGCAAATCCGCCGGCCCGGGGCCCGCTCCTACAATATATACTTTCCCAAACTGTTCCATCGCTATATTCTGTAGGCCCACTCTTCCACTTCCT
It contains:
- the cobA gene encoding uroporphyrinogen-III C-methyltransferase, which translates into the protein MEQFGKVYIVGAGPGPADLLTVKAHNCIQAADIILYDALISRDVRALFPENAELIFVGKRAGDGVDVTERQNSIHQKIEKYANQGKVVVRVKSGDPMIFSRGAEETSFLQEKNIPFEVVPGISAFNAASAEFGIPLTDRRGSNSLHLLSGRDVAGKLLSVKQLVGIVENRGTAVIYMGTKVLEEIYEALDTVHRECIQATIVSRLGRWDAQKFKGTLEEMVALNSETPVKTPALIYLRMEC